Part of the Imperialibacter roseus genome, CAGCTTTTTGGAACATCAAATCAACTCATCATGATACGTAGTTACCTGAAAATAGCCCTGCGGTCAATGTCACGAAGCAAGTCCTATACTGCCATTAATATCGCAGGTTTGACACTTGGGCTCACGTGCGCTTTGTTCATCGCCTTTTATGTAGCGCATGAGATCAGCTACGATCGTTTTCATGCTGACAATGATAGAATATTGAGGATAAGCTCGGAATCTGTGAGTGAAGCTGGCATTTCTACTCTTGAGGCGACCACCCCTCCCGGCCTGGCCCTTCTTTTGAAAGACAATCTCCCGGAAATACAGCAAATGGTGAGGCTAATGCCTTCCACAGGTGGCCGGAACCTGGTTCAGGTCGATGGAAAGAGTTTTTACGAGCTGGGAATGTGCCGGGCCGATAGCAGCTTGTTTGATGTGCTAAGTTTCAACTTTATCCATGGCAGCGCAGCGACTGCTTTGCACGACCCACATTCGGCAGTCCTCACCGAATCATCAGCCAACAGATACTTTGGCACTACAGATTGTATGGGGAAAACTCTCCAGCTTGAAGACAACTGGATGATGGGTATCAAGACGCTGACGGTTTCGGCTGTGGTGGAAGACTTGCCGTCCAACTCGCATTTGCAGTTTACTATGTTCCGACCGATCAGAGGGACCATGTGGAGTGATTTTGCCAACGATGAGGTTAACAACTGGAGAAACAGAAGTTTCTACACCTATGTAAAGTTGCACAAGGAAGTGTCAGCCGAAGCATTCGAAGCCAAAATAGAATCTGTGGTCAAAAGTCACCGAAAGGAGCTAAAAGGACATTTTTTTACGCAATCCATAAGCGACATTCATTTGTATTCGTCGCTGCAGAGCGAAATGGCTGGAAATAGCAGTTACCGGGTTATCTACCTCTTGGGCACAATAGCGCTTATTATTATGGTAGTTGCCTGCATCAACTATGTAAATATGGCAACAGCCAGAGCGCTGGGAAGGGCCAAAGAAGTTGGCATCAGAAAGGTGAACGGGGCTTCCAAAAGTGAATTAGTCTACCAATTCATTTTCGAATCGGTGTTGCTGGCTTGCATTTCATTTGCACTGGCAATCGTTTTTGTGTGGCTGTTGATGCCGTCGTTCAATACCCTGGCGGATAAGAATTTTGAAATGGCCAGCGTCACGACGATTAACGGCTGGCTTTTCATATTCGCCGGAGTGATCCTCATAGGAGTGTTGGCTGGCATGTACCCTGCTTTCTATTTGAGTAGGTTCAAGCCTGTTAGCGCATTGAAGGGTGCCGTTGTTTCTGGCAGCAAAAGCAGTGTTAGCTTGCGGCAGGCTCTTGTTGCCATTCAGTTCGTGGTCTCTATCGGGCTGGTAATCGCCACAGCTGTTATTCATACCCAAATCACCTACATAAGGAACAAGGATCTGGGTATTTCGAAAAGTCAAGTAATTGTTTTGCCAGAATGCAATGATGAAGCCAGGCGAAAGAACCTAAAGCACCTTCTCCTTCAACACCCCTTCGTCGAGGAGGCGGGGAGCTCTTCCGGAAGGCTTGCGGGAAACTTTTGGAGTGGCCGCACTACCTCTGCGTCAACGGGACAGGAAATAGGACATAAGCTTGCCTATATCGATGATAGCTACTTCAAAGCAGCCGGCATTGAAGTGGTCGAACGCTGGGAGCACCCTTCGCTCCCTGATTCTGTGAGTCCTGTGATCATCAACGAAACAGCAGCCAGGTTGCTTGGGCTTCAGCAGCCGATAGGCGAAACGTTGATTTTGCCTGGCAGCCATACGCTTGACCGTATTGTAGGTGTTGTAAAGGATTTCCATTTCAGTTCGCTTCATGAAGCCATAGAGCCCATCATTTTCATGGAGAAGGAGGAATTTCTCCGCAACACGTATGTGCGAATTGCCCCTGGCAGCCAGCCCGAAGAAGCTGTTGCCGGTGTCAGAGCAGCCTGGGAAGAGGCATTCCCCGGACGGTTGTTTGAGTACTACTTTCTTGACCAGCAGTACGACCAATTATACAAGGCCGATGAGAAATTTGGTAAAATGGTGAGTTTGATGACCTCCATCGCCATTTTCATCGCTTTGCTGGGACTCCTTGGTCTCACTTCTTATGCAGTAAGGCGAAGGACGAGAGAAATTGGTATCAGGAAGGTGTTGGGCGCTTCGCCGGTTTCCATACTGGCTCTGATAGCCAGGAGCATTCTTATGATAGTGGCACTCTCGGAAATTGTCGCCTTGCCCCTCAGTGCGGTTTTCATGAGTAAATGGCTCGACAGCTTTGCTTACCGAATAGCCTTGCTTTCGAACCTTTGGATATTCATTGCGGCAGGAGCGGGAGTGCTCTGTCTGGCGATGCTGGCGGTAATGATTCAAACGCTAACTGCGGCACTTAAAAACCCTGTTGAAAGCCTTAGAACAGAATGACAAGCAAGACCAAATCGACACACCGGATCCGTCCTCCCCGCTGGGCCTCAAAGCTGCTGGAATGGTATTGCAAGCCTTCACTTTACGAAGACCTGCAGGGCGACCTGCTGGAATACTTCGAAAGGAATGTGGAGAAAAAAGGAATGTTGCGGGCCAAACTCATCTACATCGTCGATGTACTTAAATTTTTCAGAACCTACACAGTTCAAAAACCTCAAATATTTAAAGGAATGAATCAGTTTATCCTACTATCCAATTATTTCAAAACATCGGTGCGGAGCATGGCCAGAAGCAAGCTCTTCACTACTATCAACGTTGTGGGGCTGGCCATTAGCATGTCGGTAGGCTTGCTACTGATTGCTTTGCTGTACGACATTCAAAAAATAGACGATTTCCACACAAACAAGGATCGGATTTACAGAGTCATTTCGAAAAGACAGGTCAGCAATGGCGGCGTGAGTAATTTTGCCACGGCCTCCGTATTGGCAGCAGAAAGAGTGAGACAAGAGGTGCCAGGCGTGGAAAAAGTGGTAGTGCTCAACGGTGGCCTGACAGGAGACCTGAGCCTCGACGAGCGGGCGATTAGTGTTGCCGGTTTTTTTGCCTCGGAGGAATTTTTTGACATTTTCTCTTTTGATCTGAAACGGGGTAATCCAGGCGCAGTTTTGGCGGCTCCTAATACGGTGGTACTCACTGAAAGCACGGCAAAAAAGCTATTCGGAGATGCCGACGCAGTGGGCAAGACGATTTTCTTCGAAAATGCAGGCAGAGGGAATGCAGTTGCCGATAAATCGGAGTATCTCGTAACAGGCATCGTACAGGATGTCCCACAGAATTCTCACCTGCGGTTTAATCTGCTAGTTTCTTATGCCACCCTTGAAAAGCCAGGGTCCGATGCCAGCAAGCAGGACTGGCTGAAGGAAATGATGTCCGACAACGTTTATGTGCTGCTCGACCAGAACAACAGCCGGGAAGTGTTGGATCGCAATCTTGAGCGCATAAGCAGCGAGGAAAATGCGGCCTTTAAAAACGCCGGCACCACCGTTACTGCGAGTGCTCAAGCTTTCAACGACATTGTTCCCGGGCCGCACCTGATCAACTGGCGGGGACCTAAACTGGAAGCGAATACGGTCAACATACTCATTGCCCTGGTGGTTGTGATCATGGTGTCTGCCTGCTTCAACTATACCAACCTGTCCATTGCCAGGTCGCTTACCAGGGCCAAAGAAGTAGGTATACGCAAAGTGGTGGGTGCAGGGAAAGCACACATAGCCGGTCAGTTTATTGTTGAAGCTATAGTGATCTCGTTGTTATCGCTCTGTTTAGCCATCCTTTTATTTTTCCCGATACGGAACGAATTTTTGCAGCTGAATGAATTTGCCAGTGGCATGGTTTCGCTCAGTCCGTCGCCAGCTTTGTTTTTACTTTTTGGTGTCTTCGCAATTGCGATAGGCATTTTGGCGGGAGTGGTACCTGCCGTTTCGTTTTCAAAAATTAAGTCGCTGCACGTGAGCGGCCGACTGTCGAACCGGCCGATGAAGGGACTTGGTCTTCGCAGAACCCTCATCGTTTTGCAATATGCTTTTTCCCTGGCGTTCATTACAGTGGCCACTCTTGCCTATAAGCAGTTTCACTACTCGGTCAACTTCGATTTGGCTTATGATACAAAAAATGTATTGAACATAGATCTGCAGAAAAATAACCCGGACGTAGTTATTGAACAACTTCGCCAACTCAATGAGGTCGAAGCTGTTGCCCAATC contains:
- a CDS encoding ABC transporter permease, which gives rise to MKNILPPRWASKLLEWYCKPSLYEDLQGDLFEYFERNLHKRGTGYAKLIYIIDVLKFFRLYTVRRRQLFGTSNQLIMIRSYLKIALRSMSRSKSYTAINIAGLTLGLTCALFIAFYVAHEISYDRFHADNDRILRISSESVSEAGISTLEATTPPGLALLLKDNLPEIQQMVRLMPSTGGRNLVQVDGKSFYELGMCRADSSLFDVLSFNFIHGSAATALHDPHSAVLTESSANRYFGTTDCMGKTLQLEDNWMMGIKTLTVSAVVEDLPSNSHLQFTMFRPIRGTMWSDFANDEVNNWRNRSFYTYVKLHKEVSAEAFEAKIESVVKSHRKELKGHFFTQSISDIHLYSSLQSEMAGNSSYRVIYLLGTIALIIMVVACINYVNMATARALGRAKEVGIRKVNGASKSELVYQFIFESVLLACISFALAIVFVWLLMPSFNTLADKNFEMASVTTINGWLFIFAGVILIGVLAGMYPAFYLSRFKPVSALKGAVVSGSKSSVSLRQALVAIQFVVSIGLVIATAVIHTQITYIRNKDLGISKSQVIVLPECNDEARRKNLKHLLLQHPFVEEAGSSSGRLAGNFWSGRTTSASTGQEIGHKLAYIDDSYFKAAGIEVVERWEHPSLPDSVSPVIINETAARLLGLQQPIGETLILPGSHTLDRIVGVVKDFHFSSLHEAIEPIIFMEKEEFLRNTYVRIAPGSQPEEAVAGVRAAWEEAFPGRLFEYYFLDQQYDQLYKADEKFGKMVSLMTSIAIFIALLGLLGLTSYAVRRRTREIGIRKVLGASPVSILALIARSILMIVALSEIVALPLSAVFMSKWLDSFAYRIALLSNLWIFIAAGAGVLCLAMLAVMIQTLTAALKNPVESLRTE
- a CDS encoding ABC transporter permease; translation: MTSKTKSTHRIRPPRWASKLLEWYCKPSLYEDLQGDLLEYFERNVEKKGMLRAKLIYIVDVLKFFRTYTVQKPQIFKGMNQFILLSNYFKTSVRSMARSKLFTTINVVGLAISMSVGLLLIALLYDIQKIDDFHTNKDRIYRVISKRQVSNGGVSNFATASVLAAERVRQEVPGVEKVVVLNGGLTGDLSLDERAISVAGFFASEEFFDIFSFDLKRGNPGAVLAAPNTVVLTESTAKKLFGDADAVGKTIFFENAGRGNAVADKSEYLVTGIVQDVPQNSHLRFNLLVSYATLEKPGSDASKQDWLKEMMSDNVYVLLDQNNSREVLDRNLERISSEENAAFKNAGTTVTASAQAFNDIVPGPHLINWRGPKLEANTVNILIALVVVIMVSACFNYTNLSIARSLTRAKEVGIRKVVGAGKAHIAGQFIVEAIVISLLSLCLAILLFFPIRNEFLQLNEFASGMVSLSPSPALFLLFGVFAIAIGILAGVVPAVSFSKIKSLHVSGRLSNRPMKGLGLRRTLIVLQYAFSLAFITVATLAYKQFHYSVNFDLAYDTKNVLNIDLQKNNPDVVIEQLRQLNEVEAVAQSFSVMSTGYYWYTQVRYLGDSAYFNFNSIDENYIPLLDHKLLAGSNFHHMAGDVKSAGVIVNEKFIERLGIGSPEEAIGKVVYFNGVKESVLGVVEDFHYGMLDSPVEPFVFRYTPQNYKVVHVKLRDGALLAAMDEISRTWDELDPSHPLKAEFYDQHIEAAYQEYLTMVKVVGFLAIISLSIASLGLLGMVVFTTESRMKEISIRKVLGATEGSLLYLLSRGFVTLLLIAGLLAVPVTTWVFEKKVLSNVIYKAPVGPLELLSGVAFVLVLALIAIGTQTIKAARTNPSQILRNE